One region of gamma proteobacterium HIMB55 genomic DNA includes:
- a CDS encoding uncharacterized membrane-anchored protein (PFAM: Protein of unknown function (DUF3422)), translating to MPSPDSLHTRLRLNNEWHARPVATMPAPFRCTHQVVKRVGKATDSRDAFGTLCAHHGQPGPGEGSRYHLAQMGSALIKWEGHTEADSMTCLVPGNGSPLFSESASQFAPSELADVFEGDLLCGVNVEVLKQSTDDLDMDAIRASLGSNEIYGGPVVDGKASLWTSFHLDAEGHCRIVLIDHSLPDTAIGRLLQRVLETESYRLMAVEGLPVARATMAELNQLESELEPLMDELMQSGETADHESLFMKLSNMSARMEHLAAESSYRFAASRAYSRIVEQRLAELREDAGLPQLRYSAYLLRTLQPAMRTCEAAERRIEELAQRVTRAITLQSSVVDLIRTRQSHAMMKTMGDHSATQIRLQQAVEGFSTFVISYYAMGLLEIMLEAGIAAQLLAVNPKIVLGIAAPIVFFSVWALTRWTRKRVTRTPK from the coding sequence ATGCCTTCACCCGATTCACTTCACACACGCCTTCGCCTCAATAACGAATGGCACGCACGACCTGTCGCGACGATGCCTGCACCGTTTCGATGCACACACCAGGTCGTCAAGCGTGTGGGTAAGGCAACGGATAGTCGTGATGCCTTTGGAACGCTATGCGCACACCATGGTCAGCCGGGTCCGGGGGAGGGGAGCCGTTATCACCTAGCGCAAATGGGTTCAGCGCTGATTAAGTGGGAAGGCCACACGGAAGCAGACTCCATGACTTGTCTGGTACCAGGAAATGGCTCACCCCTGTTTAGCGAGTCTGCCAGCCAGTTTGCGCCAAGTGAGCTCGCTGACGTGTTTGAGGGTGATTTGCTCTGCGGGGTAAACGTCGAGGTGCTCAAGCAGTCTACCGACGATCTCGATATGGACGCGATTCGTGCGAGCCTGGGTTCCAATGAGATTTATGGCGGCCCCGTAGTCGATGGCAAGGCGTCGCTTTGGACCAGTTTCCACCTCGATGCAGAGGGCCACTGCCGTATTGTATTAATCGATCACTCACTGCCCGACACGGCGATTGGTCGCTTACTCCAGCGCGTGTTGGAAACCGAGAGTTACCGATTGATGGCGGTCGAGGGACTCCCCGTTGCGCGTGCGACGATGGCTGAACTCAATCAGCTGGAGAGCGAGCTTGAGCCTCTAATGGATGAGTTAATGCAGTCTGGTGAGACAGCAGACCACGAATCGCTATTTATGAAGTTATCCAACATGTCGGCGCGCATGGAACATCTAGCCGCAGAGTCGAGTTATCGCTTTGCAGCGTCGCGAGCTTATTCGCGGATTGTTGAGCAGCGCTTGGCTGAACTACGGGAAGATGCGGGCCTACCTCAGCTTCGCTACTCAGCGTATCTACTTCGTACACTTCAGCCTGCAATGCGAACCTGTGAAGCCGCTGAGCGGCGGATCGAGGAGCTTGCACAGCGAGTCACGCGGGCGATCACGCTCCAGAGCTCGGTCGTGGATCTTATCCGGACGCGTCAAAGTCACGCCATGATGAAAACCATGGGTGATCACTCGGCAACACAAATCCGTTTGCAGCAGGCGGTTGAAGGCTTTTCTACTTTCGTCATCAGCTACTACGCGATGGGCTTGCTCGAAATCATGTTGGAGGCCGGTATCGCCGCCCAATTGCTCGCGGTCAACCCTAAGATTGTGTTGGGGATTGCTGCACCCATTGTGTTTTTCTCGGTCTGGGCACTTACCCGCTGGACGCGCAAGCGCGTCACTAGAACTCCTAAGTGA
- a CDS encoding putative aminoglycoside phosphotransferase (PFAM: Phosphotransferase enzyme family): MNKNENADNCVAEGYDIPAVEAWIAENTDYFAPPFSWTRLEGGHSNLTYRLEDACGKKAVIRRPPMGELLPKAHDMNREWSLIAAFAPHGFPVPEPIGFCEDMSVTGALFYVMGFSDGRPLFKVEDTLEWVPEDQRATLAYSFIDTLADMHSLDPDEIGLTSLGKKEDYIGRQIKAWYRSWVASVDYAELDDPRAHAFKDYFLENQPDQVTASVVHGDYYLHNCLFSADSKVSAVLDWELATLGDPLADLGYTLRAWPEVEDDPHLEPTAPTAVSGLPLRGELAQRYSERTGFPVDLLDYYVGFNHWKTAAILHGVYARYRAGQKSTEGVDMDGLREGILKALDGAERAIARLR; this comes from the coding sequence ATGAATAAGAACGAAAATGCCGATAACTGTGTTGCTGAGGGGTATGACATTCCGGCTGTTGAGGCTTGGATTGCTGAGAACACCGATTATTTTGCGCCCCCGTTTTCATGGACTCGTCTCGAGGGCGGGCACTCTAATCTGACTTATCGATTGGAGGATGCTTGTGGAAAGAAGGCCGTAATTCGGCGTCCGCCAATGGGGGAGTTATTACCCAAGGCTCACGATATGAACCGTGAGTGGTCTCTTATTGCCGCCTTTGCCCCTCACGGTTTTCCCGTACCCGAGCCGATCGGATTCTGTGAGGATATGTCGGTGACTGGTGCGCTTTTTTATGTGATGGGTTTCTCCGACGGCCGGCCTTTATTTAAAGTGGAAGACACGTTGGAATGGGTCCCAGAAGATCAGCGTGCCACATTGGCTTACTCTTTTATCGATACGCTGGCGGACATGCACTCGCTCGATCCTGATGAGATTGGACTCACATCTCTCGGTAAGAAAGAGGACTATATCGGGCGGCAGATAAAGGCCTGGTATCGATCCTGGGTGGCGTCGGTGGACTACGCTGAACTCGATGACCCCAGAGCGCACGCGTTTAAAGACTATTTCCTCGAAAATCAGCCTGATCAGGTGACGGCGAGCGTTGTCCACGGGGACTACTATCTACACAACTGCCTTTTCTCAGCCGACTCCAAAGTTTCTGCTGTGCTGGACTGGGAGCTCGCAACGCTGGGCGACCCGCTTGCTGACTTGGGTTACACACTCCGCGCATGGCCCGAGGTAGAGGATGACCCACACCTCGAACCTACCGCCCCCACCGCAGTCTCTGGACTTCCTCTGCGAGGCGAATTAGCGCAGCGTTACTCCGAGCGTACTGGCTTCCCTGTTGACTTACTCGACTACTACGTTGGATTTAATCATTGGAAGACCGCGGCGATTCTGCACGGTGTTTATGCGCGCTACCGAGCGGGTCAAAAGAGCACCGAAGGTGTTGATATGGATGGCCTGCGAGAGGGTATTCTGAAAGCCTTGGATGGCGCCGAGCGGGCTATTGCGCGTCTTCGTTAA
- a CDS encoding Protein of unknown function (DUF2835) (PFAM: Protein of unknown function (DUF2835)) — MTQRTSRFSVSLSYDEAKVFYTGSKNRVQVTALDGRSINLPWSALQPFFSTSGVQGRFVITYDGEGKLLSLVRDD, encoded by the coding sequence ATGACGCAACGCACATCGAGATTCTCAGTAAGTCTAAGTTATGACGAGGCTAAGGTGTTTTACACGGGCAGTAAGAATCGCGTTCAGGTAACGGCACTCGACGGCAGGAGCATCAACCTTCCCTGGTCTGCCTTACAACCTTTCTTCTCGACCTCTGGCGTGCAAGGTCGCTTCGTCATCACCTATGACGGCGAGGGAAAACTCTTATCGCTCGTACGTGACGATTAA
- a CDS encoding hypothetical protein (DUF2062) (PFAM: Uncharacterized protein conserved in bacteria (DUF2062)), protein MKKVIRDRLLTPLKQLLNDGLTPAKMSHALAAGFVLGITPMLGISSILAVGVAAVFKLNQVAIQVANWVAYPAQIVLFIPFIRAGEWLLGLEPAAINPSDIASMFSDDFYASLEIYGQSLAAGFALWAITAIPLSFALSYPLRSILQKKLVSEHQ, encoded by the coding sequence ATGAAGAAAGTCATTCGAGATCGATTGCTAACGCCGTTAAAGCAGTTGCTGAATGATGGCCTCACACCGGCGAAAATGTCTCATGCACTGGCAGCGGGCTTTGTACTAGGTATAACACCGATGCTCGGCATCTCTTCGATATTGGCGGTTGGGGTGGCCGCTGTTTTCAAGCTCAATCAGGTCGCGATTCAAGTGGCTAACTGGGTCGCTTATCCCGCGCAAATTGTGTTGTTCATACCCTTCATAAGAGCAGGGGAATGGTTGTTGGGTTTAGAGCCTGCTGCGATTAACCCCTCAGATATCGCATCGATGTTCAGTGACGATTTTTATGCATCGCTGGAAATCTACGGTCAATCGCTCGCTGCCGGCTTCGCCCTTTGGGCCATCACCGCCATCCCACTTTCTTTTGCTTTGAGTTACCCCTTGAGGAGCATTTTGCAGAAAAAATTAGTGTCGGAGCATCAATAG
- a CDS encoding hypothetical protein (DUF2147) (PFAM: Uncharacterized protein conserved in bacteria (DUF2147)) — protein sequence MNYHVSEDLKQLPNLRRAFVLALLLISSTLLPISSANSDEDTPLDGYWQHPDDPVWIEVNVANGTGVAMRNDDQPETVGFHVVRGLVEGDKAGAWKGEVFVPQLDSYKNVTVTMPDEQTLKMTVKFGFIRRSVAWSRVDSIEAGAAE from the coding sequence ATGAATTACCACGTCAGCGAAGACCTCAAGCAATTGCCTAATTTACGAAGAGCGTTCGTTCTGGCGCTGCTCCTCATCTCGAGCACTTTACTTCCTATATCGAGCGCCAACTCGGATGAGGACACACCGCTGGACGGGTATTGGCAACACCCGGATGATCCGGTTTGGATCGAAGTCAATGTTGCTAATGGAACCGGTGTGGCAATGAGGAATGACGATCAGCCTGAGACGGTTGGGTTCCATGTTGTCAGAGGATTGGTTGAGGGCGATAAGGCCGGTGCCTGGAAAGGTGAGGTATTTGTCCCTCAGCTCGATAGCTACAAAAATGTAACGGTGACTATGCCGGACGAGCAGACACTGAAAATGACGGTGAAGTTTGGTTTTATTCGCCGCTCTGTGGCTTGGTCGCGTGTAGATTCAATCGAAGCCGGAGCCGCAGAGTGA
- a CDS encoding acyl-CoA dehydrogenase (PFAM: Acyl-CoA dehydrogenase, C-terminal domain; Acyl-CoA dehydrogenase, middle domain; Acyl-CoA dehydrogenase, N-terminal domain), with translation MIDFEIPDETKLVRAQVREFVQNVCIPAEKNLSVETFDGILAELRQKARAQGLWCPFFPVEWGGMGLKPLANALVQMELGESMLGALALNTQGPDDATMMTLLHHGTAYQHEKFLKPLVEGQKRVCYAMTEKGGGADATGMKTSAVEDGDNYILNGDKWYISSANVADIAVVMAKTDPDAPRHQQFSTFVVELPNPGFNILRNIDTMHRHTPLGERLGAAHCEIQIKDLVVPKENLLGGRGQGFNMGQHRLGYGRLRHGMHNVAKAQRALDMAAKHVLERETFGKKLSDRQSVQFMLADCAAEIYKARLMLMHIAYKAENGLDMTQENSIAKIFLANMVHQVVDTALQLHGSLGYSRDTPLADWYTSIRSQRLVDGPDEVHRWKVGKNVLKAYERDGTTAMAAGGDLL, from the coding sequence ATGATTGATTTTGAAATTCCAGACGAGACCAAACTGGTTCGTGCGCAAGTCCGTGAGTTCGTGCAGAACGTTTGTATACCCGCAGAGAAAAACCTGTCTGTAGAGACTTTCGACGGAATTCTTGCTGAGCTCCGCCAAAAGGCGCGCGCACAGGGTTTGTGGTGTCCGTTTTTTCCTGTTGAGTGGGGCGGTATGGGGCTCAAGCCGTTGGCAAATGCCCTTGTGCAGATGGAGCTGGGCGAGTCTATGCTGGGGGCACTCGCTCTCAATACGCAGGGTCCAGATGACGCCACGATGATGACTTTGCTGCATCACGGAACGGCCTATCAGCACGAGAAATTTTTAAAGCCGCTGGTCGAGGGGCAAAAGCGTGTCTGTTACGCCATGACCGAGAAGGGTGGTGGCGCCGATGCAACAGGTATGAAAACCTCAGCTGTTGAGGATGGCGACAACTACATTCTAAACGGCGATAAGTGGTACATCTCGTCAGCAAATGTTGCCGATATTGCTGTTGTCATGGCGAAGACCGATCCCGATGCACCTCGACATCAACAGTTTTCCACGTTCGTCGTCGAGCTTCCGAACCCCGGGTTCAACATCTTAAGAAATATAGACACCATGCACCGGCATACACCCTTGGGTGAACGCTTGGGTGCTGCGCACTGCGAAATCCAGATTAAAGATCTCGTCGTGCCCAAAGAAAATCTTCTTGGCGGTCGAGGTCAAGGCTTCAATATGGGGCAGCACCGACTGGGGTACGGCCGGTTGCGGCACGGGATGCACAATGTTGCAAAAGCTCAGCGCGCGCTCGATATGGCCGCGAAGCATGTTCTTGAGCGTGAGACCTTCGGTAAGAAGTTATCCGACCGTCAAAGCGTCCAGTTCATGCTAGCCGATTGCGCAGCCGAGATTTACAAAGCGCGATTGATGCTGATGCACATCGCCTACAAAGCCGAGAATGGGCTAGATATGACGCAGGAGAACTCGATCGCCAAGATCTTCCTTGCGAACATGGTCCATCAAGTGGTGGATACAGCGCTCCAGTTGCACGGCTCGCTGGGCTATTCACGTGATACGCCGTTAGCGGACTGGTACACCTCGATTCGCAGTCAGCGCCTGGTCGATGGTCCAGACGAGGTGCACCGCTGGAAAGTGGGTAAGAACGTCCTCAAAGCCTACGAGCGAGACGGAACCACAGCTATGGCAGCGGGCGGCGATTTACTCTGA
- a CDS encoding short-chain dehydrogenase of unknown substrate specificity (PFAM: short chain dehydrogenase) yields the protein MAETVLIMGAGAVAGVGGALAQKFAANGHHIIVAGRTQSKLDGIVEAAISEGGSAEAVVADVTAGKDQDAVFDRVSQRGEPLAAVLYNAGSNLPIKFSDLTPEQFDEFWRIGCYGAFLTARLALPILQEQGRGSLFFTGASASMRGRPNFAHFAVAKAGLRNLAQALAREYGPQGIHVAHVVIDGIVNGDIVRGRFADYLDALGDDGALEPRAIAEAFWALHQQHPSAWSHELDLRPYKESW from the coding sequence ATGGCCGAGACGGTTTTGATAATGGGCGCGGGTGCAGTCGCCGGCGTTGGAGGTGCCTTGGCGCAGAAATTTGCAGCCAATGGTCACCACATCATTGTCGCAGGCAGGACACAATCCAAGCTCGATGGAATTGTTGAGGCTGCCATAAGCGAGGGCGGTTCGGCTGAGGCCGTCGTTGCCGACGTCACTGCCGGCAAGGATCAAGACGCTGTGTTTGATCGAGTAAGCCAGCGCGGTGAGCCTTTAGCGGCTGTCTTGTATAACGCTGGCAGTAACTTACCCATCAAGTTTTCTGACTTGACGCCCGAGCAGTTTGACGAATTCTGGCGCATCGGTTGTTACGGTGCGTTTTTGACCGCGCGTCTTGCCCTCCCGATTTTGCAGGAACAAGGTCGCGGCTCGCTCTTTTTCACGGGGGCTTCCGCTTCAATGCGCGGTAGACCTAATTTCGCGCATTTTGCTGTGGCTAAAGCTGGCCTTCGTAATCTAGCGCAGGCGCTTGCGCGGGAGTATGGCCCTCAGGGCATCCACGTGGCTCACGTTGTAATCGACGGAATTGTAAATGGCGACATTGTTCGGGGCCGTTTTGCTGATTACCTCGATGCATTGGGGGACGATGGCGCACTGGAGCCGCGTGCGATTGCCGAGGCGTTTTGGGCGTTGCATCAACAGCATCCCTCGGCCTGGAGTCATGAGCTAGACCTCAGGCCTTATAAAGAGAGCTGGTAG
- a CDS encoding hypothetical protein (PFAM: Glutathione-dependent formaldehyde-activating enzyme) encodes MVAWLGVPLKNFEWTGENPNTFESSKGVFRHFCGQCGSPIGFEADHYPGGMHLYAGSLENPSDFEPTFHVNYGSKLHWLDLEDEHERYESTLAKSNKDLADYD; translated from the coding sequence GTGGTCGCGTGGCTAGGCGTACCGCTAAAGAATTTTGAATGGACTGGAGAGAACCCCAACACATTTGAAAGCTCCAAAGGTGTTTTTAGACACTTCTGCGGTCAGTGCGGCTCCCCCATAGGTTTTGAGGCTGATCACTACCCGGGAGGTATGCACTTATATGCAGGCTCTCTTGAAAACCCATCTGACTTTGAACCGACTTTCCATGTGAATTACGGCAGTAAACTTCACTGGCTCGATCTTGAAGATGAACATGAGAGGTACGAGAGTACTCTTGCTAAGTCCAACAAGGATCTAGCTGACTACGATTGA
- a CDS encoding esterase/lipase (PFAM: alpha/beta hydrolase fold) gives MSTSELQTVLAMLAEQAANTPADLSVEDQRAGFDAAADMMPLPEEPHNIGETSLGGVLARKITPENAPAGKAVLYFHGGGYVFGSSLSHRHLIARLAVDSGVTHWGVDYRLAPENPFPAALEDAHAAYMALLESSLSSSDIVLGGDSAGGGLALALMLKLRDEGTPLPAGAIMMSPWVDMSVSSESYQTRKAVDPMVTFEQLAGLASLYSRPEESKKAPVSPLFGDMTDLTPLYIQVGDNELLLDDSRNLQAKAKAAGVTAELEIYPDLFHVFQYYWPMLKQGREALAAVAQKINSMLA, from the coding sequence ATGAGCACTAGTGAATTGCAAACAGTCTTGGCTATGCTGGCTGAACAAGCGGCCAACACACCGGCCGATTTGTCGGTCGAAGACCAGCGCGCCGGTTTTGACGCGGCGGCTGATATGATGCCCTTACCTGAGGAACCTCATAATATCGGCGAGACTTCTTTAGGTGGCGTGCTGGCCCGCAAAATTACGCCCGAGAATGCACCTGCCGGTAAGGCCGTGTTATATTTTCACGGCGGCGGTTATGTGTTCGGTTCAAGCCTATCACATCGTCATCTCATTGCGCGTTTAGCGGTCGATAGCGGTGTTACGCATTGGGGGGTGGATTACCGCTTGGCTCCCGAGAACCCTTTTCCGGCTGCGCTCGAAGACGCTCACGCCGCCTACATGGCATTACTTGAAAGCAGTTTGAGCAGTTCGGACATCGTCTTGGGTGGCGACAGTGCGGGTGGCGGTTTGGCTTTGGCATTAATGTTGAAACTGCGTGACGAAGGTACCCCCTTACCCGCCGGTGCCATAATGATGTCACCTTGGGTCGATATGAGCGTATCCTCTGAAAGCTATCAAACACGCAAAGCTGTCGACCCGATGGTGACGTTTGAGCAATTGGCTGGACTGGCCTCCCTCTACAGTAGGCCCGAAGAGAGTAAGAAGGCGCCGGTGTCACCGCTTTTCGGCGACATGACCGACCTCACACCGCTATATATCCAAGTCGGTGACAATGAGCTGCTGCTCGATGACAGCCGTAACTTGCAGGCTAAAGCGAAAGCCGCTGGCGTGACGGCCGAGTTGGAAATTTATCCGGACTTGTTCCACGTTTTTCAATATTACTGGCCGATGTTGAAGCAGGGGCGTGAGGCGCTGGCCGCGGTTGCACAAAAAATCAATTCCATGCTCGCCTAA
- a CDS encoding putative flavoprotein involved in K+ transport (PFAM: Flavin-binding monooxygenase-like), producing MAVNRQPKILIIGAGMSGILVAMRLLKSGFHDFHIYEKDDDLGGTWRINTYPGIACDVPSHYYTYENEPNGDWSARLPQGAEIQQYLQSIAEKYEVRKYISFNKEVVDCKHDGEQWTIKMQDGETLVHDYVIACCGLLYHPTYPDIDGLDDFTGDAFHSARWDHDVELAGKKVGLIGNGSTAAQIVSSLAADNVDLKMFLRTPQWIFPLPDRKYTAVERTLTRWFPALASFGHTFYRVVFENLFAKAVIKPGWQRNLMGWACKQNLKTVKDPVLRERLTPDFEPLCKRLVMSTSYYGAIQQDNVSIVDGNIQKIDGNKVHTKDGEAHELDVLIMATGYDAHAYFRPLDMTNAQGMTLNNAWKDGPYALRTVAVPGFPNFFFTLGPQSPIGNFSAISIVETQIDYIVDCIKQAVRNDIKTIDAKTDATDSFNQMVYAAMPDTIWMTGCTNWYTGKNGIPSAWPFTGARFRKELKKADFEEYITSS from the coding sequence ATGGCGGTCAATAGGCAGCCGAAAATTCTCATTATCGGCGCTGGCATGTCCGGCATTCTGGTTGCCATGCGTCTTTTGAAATCAGGATTTCATGACTTTCATATCTATGAAAAAGACGATGATTTGGGGGGCACATGGCGCATCAATACTTATCCGGGTATTGCTTGTGATGTACCTTCGCACTACTACACTTACGAAAATGAGCCGAATGGTGACTGGAGTGCACGCCTGCCGCAAGGAGCTGAAATTCAGCAATATCTGCAGTCGATCGCCGAGAAATATGAGGTCCGCAAATATATTTCCTTCAATAAGGAAGTGGTGGATTGCAAGCATGATGGCGAACAATGGACCATCAAAATGCAAGATGGTGAGACGCTGGTGCATGATTATGTGATTGCCTGTTGCGGTCTTCTCTATCACCCGACCTATCCGGATATTGACGGGCTAGACGACTTTACGGGCGACGCCTTTCACTCGGCGCGCTGGGATCATGATGTCGAACTGGCCGGGAAAAAAGTCGGCCTTATCGGCAATGGCTCGACCGCGGCACAAATTGTCTCGTCATTGGCCGCCGACAATGTCGATTTGAAAATGTTTTTGCGTACCCCGCAATGGATATTCCCCCTACCCGACCGCAAATATACAGCTGTCGAACGCACACTGACGCGTTGGTTCCCTGCACTGGCTAGCTTCGGCCATACTTTCTACCGCGTGGTGTTTGAAAACCTATTTGCAAAAGCCGTCATTAAGCCGGGCTGGCAACGCAATCTGATGGGCTGGGCGTGCAAGCAAAACCTGAAGACGGTGAAAGACCCGGTCCTTCGGGAGCGTTTGACACCGGATTTCGAGCCGCTATGTAAGCGATTGGTGATGAGCACGTCATATTACGGCGCCATTCAGCAAGACAATGTCAGCATTGTTGACGGCAATATTCAGAAAATTGACGGTAATAAAGTTCACACCAAAGATGGTGAGGCGCATGAGCTGGATGTGTTAATCATGGCCACCGGTTATGACGCGCATGCTTATTTCCGCCCGCTGGACATGACCAATGCACAAGGCATGACATTGAACAATGCATGGAAAGATGGCCCCTACGCGCTGCGTACTGTTGCTGTGCCGGGCTTTCCGAATTTCTTTTTCACACTTGGGCCGCAAAGCCCAATCGGTAATTTCTCTGCCATCAGCATTGTTGAAACGCAAATCGATTATATCGTCGATTGCATCAAGCAGGCCGTCAGAAATGACATCAAAACCATTGATGCCAAAACCGACGCCACTGATTCATTCAATCAAATGGTTTATGCCGCAATGCCGGATACGATTTGGATGACCGGCTGCACGAACTGGTACACCGGCAAAAACGGCATTCCGTCGGCTTGGCCGTTTACCGGTGCGCGCTTTCGCAAAGAGTTGAAGAAAGCCGACTTCGAGGAATATATCACCAGCAGCTAG
- a CDS encoding Protein of unknown function (DUF3237) (PFAM: Protein of unknown function (DUF3237)) produces the protein MEDLKLETRWLCAMHGTIPEPNMALDNLMIFNVEGAWIESPRFNAKLVGPGGDWIRLQPNGNWKLDVRLLFHGDDGSAIHCFYNGVLRMEPHIAEAMEKGEEIDGEDMYFRATPYFETASEKYAWLNNIATVGKMRRFGGGKVVYDIFEVL, from the coding sequence ATGGAAGATTTGAAACTCGAAACCCGATGGCTGTGCGCAATGCATGGCACCATTCCTGAGCCCAATATGGCGCTTGATAATTTGATGATTTTCAACGTTGAAGGTGCCTGGATTGAGAGCCCGCGCTTTAATGCAAAGCTGGTTGGTCCGGGTGGCGACTGGATCCGCCTGCAACCGAACGGCAATTGGAAGCTGGATGTGCGCCTGCTGTTTCATGGCGATGATGGCTCGGCCATTCACTGCTTTTACAATGGCGTGCTTCGCATGGAGCCGCACATTGCCGAAGCCATGGAAAAAGGCGAAGAGATTGACGGTGAGGATATGTATTTCCGTGCAACGCCTTATTTTGAAACCGCTTCAGAAAAATATGCTTGGCTAAACAATATCGCAACAGTCGGCAAAATGCGCCGCTTTGGCGGCGGTAAAGTTGTTTATGATATTTTTGAGGTGCTGTAA
- a CDS encoding cytochrome P450 (PFAM: Cytochrome P450) gives MTETVQAAIGNWVDADFFDPNFRDDPYPKLAHLRETEPVNLTPVGTWRISRYDDVKAIFTDAPTSMTDMRGESPNFDPLDRKGSFLEFMLNKDGDAHRRLRFLVQKSFGQKTINLMEEEVEKTVSAAMDKALAEGGMDVIPALAHEVPSRMICQIMGVPMQDRGVFNEWTAARTNAFFAKFLPPDVQERTRNAGAAMEDYFRALIAERKKNLGDDLLSSMIMTSEGGDKFNDDELIIQAVGVIVAGYETTIGLLGNGIRAFVENPDQLAKLRENPRLVSNATDECLRYDTPILFNWRVLEQPYEVSGVTLPAEAVIWQLLGAANRDPERFVDPDRFDIEREDIAHQSFGGGPHFCLGNRLAKMEARYVFDALAQRTKDIDIKAGDIEWSHSFFRVMASYPIEFN, from the coding sequence ATGACTGAGACAGTACAAGCGGCGATTGGGAATTGGGTTGATGCCGATTTTTTTGACCCGAATTTTCGTGATGACCCATATCCGAAACTAGCCCATTTGCGAGAAACAGAGCCGGTCAATCTGACCCCGGTCGGTACGTGGCGCATTAGTCGCTATGACGATGTGAAGGCGATTTTCACCGACGCGCCAACCAGCATGACCGACATGCGTGGCGAAAGCCCGAATTTCGACCCGTTGGATCGAAAAGGCAGCTTTCTGGAGTTTATGCTGAATAAGGACGGCGATGCGCATCGTCGTTTGCGCTTCCTGGTGCAAAAATCATTTGGTCAGAAAACCATAAATCTGATGGAAGAAGAAGTTGAAAAAACTGTCTCCGCCGCTATGGACAAAGCTCTGGCTGAGGGCGGTATGGATGTGATACCGGCATTGGCACATGAAGTGCCGTCGCGCATGATTTGTCAGATTATGGGCGTGCCCATGCAGGATCGAGGGGTTTTCAATGAATGGACAGCAGCGCGCACCAATGCGTTCTTCGCCAAGTTCTTGCCGCCGGATGTGCAGGAGCGAACGCGCAATGCCGGGGCAGCGATGGAGGATTATTTCCGCGCACTGATTGCTGAACGCAAAAAAAATCTTGGTGATGATTTGCTCAGTTCCATGATTATGACATCCGAGGGTGGCGATAAATTTAATGATGATGAGCTTATCATCCAAGCCGTTGGCGTCATCGTCGCCGGGTATGAAACGACCATCGGCCTTCTGGGGAATGGCATACGCGCATTTGTAGAGAACCCTGACCAGCTTGCCAAACTGCGTGAAAATCCGCGGCTTGTTTCCAATGCGACGGATGAATGCCTTCGTTATGACACGCCGATTCTGTTCAACTGGCGAGTGCTGGAACAACCTTATGAGGTCAGCGGCGTGACGCTGCCGGCCGAGGCCGTCATTTGGCAATTGCTGGGCGCAGCCAATCGCGACCCTGAACGATTTGTCGACCCTGACCGTTTCGACATTGAGCGTGAGGATATAGCGCACCAATCCTTCGGTGGCGGTCCGCATTTCTGCCTCGGCAATCGGTTGGCCAAAATGGAAGCACGTTATGTGTTCGATGCCCTCGCCCAACGCACCAAAGATATAGACATTAAGGCCGGAGACATTGAATGGTCGCACTCGTTTTTCCGCGTGATGGCCAGTTATCCAATTGAATTCAACTAA